The Paenibacillus sp. YPG26 genome includes a window with the following:
- the nth gene encoding endonuclease III → MKAASVRHILDSIGAMFPDAHCELSHSNAFELTIAVLLSAQCTDATVNKVTADLFQKYRTPLDYVSVPIEELEQDIRRIGLYRNKAKHIHNLCRILIEQYGGEIPSEHDQLVLLPGVGRKTANVVVSNAFGVPAIAVDTHVERVSKRLGLAGWKDSVLEVEKKLMKQVPRDEWTLTHHRLIFFGRYHCKAQSPNCQVCPLLDVCREGKKRMKTAQLREDRESKTKK, encoded by the coding sequence ATGAAGGCGGCCAGCGTCCGACACATACTGGACAGTATCGGAGCCATGTTTCCGGATGCACACTGTGAACTAAGCCACAGCAACGCCTTTGAACTGACGATTGCCGTGCTTCTGTCAGCACAATGTACAGATGCTACGGTCAATAAGGTGACGGCAGATTTATTCCAGAAGTACCGCACTCCGCTTGATTATGTATCTGTTCCGATTGAAGAATTGGAGCAGGATATCCGCAGGATTGGTCTCTACCGGAATAAAGCGAAGCACATCCATAATCTGTGCCGGATTCTGATCGAACAGTATGGTGGAGAGATTCCTTCAGAGCATGACCAGCTTGTACTGCTGCCTGGTGTAGGCAGGAAGACGGCTAATGTCGTGGTCTCTAACGCATTCGGGGTTCCTGCGATTGCGGTGGATACCCACGTGGAGCGTGTTAGCAAGCGGCTCGGGCTTGCGGGCTGGAAAGATTCTGTCTTAGAGGTCGAGAAGAAGCTGATGAAGCAGGTGCCGAGGGATGAATGGACTCTGACCCATCACAGACTGATTTTCTTCGGACGGTATCACTGCAAGGCGCAGTCCCCGAACTGCCAGGTATGCCCACTCCTTGATGTGTGCCGGGAAGGCAAAAAGCGTATGAAAACTGCGCAGCTTAGAGAAGATAGAGAGAGCAAAACCAAAAAATGA
- the purT gene encoding formate-dependent phosphoribosylglycinamide formyltransferase, translating to MWGAPFSDHARTMLLLGSGELGKEVIIEAQRLGVRTVAVDRYEHAPAMQVAHESHVIDMLDAEALKNLIRQVKPDIIVPEIEAIATSALLELEEEGYHVVPTARAARLTMDREGIRRLAAEELGIPTAAYRFADSLDSLIEAVKEIGTPCVVKPLMSSSGKGQTVCRTPEDAEASWNAALEGARAKGAAVIVEAFVKFDSEITLLTVRSASGTTFCPPIGHIQQDGDYIESWQPHYISSQALQEAQDIARSITDSLGGYGLFGVELFITEQGVLFSEVSPRPHDTGMVTMVTQDLSEFALHVRAILGFPIPSVHVLTPGASATLKADREGLSFKISGVHEALEIPRTQIRLFGKPLSKPGRRMAVALSAHEDVETARIHAKKAASLLKVEWAE from the coding sequence ATGTGGGGTGCTCCTTTTTCTGATCATGCCAGAACAATGCTCCTGCTTGGCAGCGGAGAGCTAGGCAAAGAGGTCATCATTGAAGCCCAAAGATTAGGTGTCAGAACTGTAGCTGTCGATCGGTACGAACATGCGCCGGCTATGCAGGTTGCGCATGAGTCTCATGTCATTGACATGTTGGATGCTGAGGCACTGAAGAATCTGATTCGTCAAGTCAAGCCGGATATCATTGTGCCTGAGATTGAAGCTATTGCTACTTCGGCTCTGCTGGAACTGGAAGAAGAAGGATACCATGTAGTTCCAACCGCCCGTGCTGCCCGCCTTACCATGGACCGAGAGGGAATCCGGCGGCTTGCAGCCGAGGAGCTTGGCATACCAACGGCGGCTTACAGGTTCGCGGACAGTCTGGACAGCCTTATAGAAGCCGTGAAGGAGATAGGCACACCTTGTGTGGTCAAACCGCTGATGAGTTCCTCAGGCAAGGGGCAGACCGTATGCCGGACACCGGAAGATGCTGAAGCCAGCTGGAATGCGGCGCTTGAAGGGGCACGTGCGAAGGGGGCGGCGGTGATTGTCGAAGCTTTTGTCAAATTCGACAGCGAAATCACACTGCTTACCGTTCGAAGTGCTTCCGGTACGACTTTTTGTCCGCCCATCGGCCATATTCAACAGGACGGCGATTACATTGAATCCTGGCAGCCTCATTACATAAGCAGTCAGGCCCTCCAAGAGGCACAGGATATTGCACGCTCCATTACAGACTCGCTTGGCGGATATGGATTGTTCGGGGTGGAGCTGTTCATTACAGAGCAGGGCGTTCTGTTCAGTGAGGTGTCTCCCCGTCCGCATGATACCGGCATGGTTACCATGGTTACACAGGACCTATCTGAATTTGCTCTGCACGTTAGGGCTATTCTCGGGTTCCCGATACCTTCGGTGCATGTGCTGACTCCGGGCGCTTCAGCTACACTGAAGGCTGACCGGGAAGGCTTGTCTTTTAAGATTAGTGGGGTCCATGAAGCACTTGAAATTCCTCGAACACAAATTAGATTATTCGGTAAGCCGCTCAGTAAGCCGGGGCGTCGGATGGCAGTAGCACTCAGTGCACATGAAGATGTGGAGACTGCGCGCATCCATGCCAAAAAGGCGGCAAGTCTATTAAAGGTGGAATGGGCTGAATGA
- a CDS encoding response regulator, whose product MYKLILVDDESDVREGLLTEIDWHALGFTVADTAENGREAAEMIEKHQPDIVVTDIQMPFMNGLQLSEWIRENYPATRIIILTGYDEFEYAQKAIRLQIDEYVLKPFSSQEIIQILLKVKGNMDEEVAQKENIHLLTEHYRRNLPVLQSIFLSSLVTRRLPRNEIHDKLQSYSLSLEGGKYMVSVIRLDPKAHDERTEVTNPESEGPHTINEAFDHDLELFAVLNITSEIAGKYEKGHAFIHHDEVVVLSISNKSDPESLSQSTLSMLEEIRHSMERYLKRTITLGAGSVQDSLERLYMSYKDAVQALDYRLLYGGNKVIWIEDMENRTLEPFTFSDFNEQELVRCLKVGTEQEISMLMDQLFDRITDSKISYQEFQIYLLEMLTAAVKVAKEIQVDLDRLLENRVTGLGEITKFSHAGEAKAWFRALCLKLRNSIASDRESSYNRLVMDAKEYIRQHYRESEISINKVCEHLHISTGYFSAIFKKEVKMTFVNYLLGIRMEAAQELLRNTELKAFEIAEQVGFADPNYFSFCFRKKFGISPKEYRGGAKVQ is encoded by the coding sequence GTGTATAAATTAATTTTAGTCGATGATGAGTCAGATGTAAGAGAAGGGCTGCTGACTGAAATCGATTGGCATGCATTAGGCTTTACCGTGGCGGATACGGCCGAGAATGGTCGCGAGGCTGCGGAGATGATTGAGAAGCATCAGCCCGATATTGTAGTTACGGATATTCAGATGCCTTTTATGAACGGGCTTCAGCTGTCCGAGTGGATCAGGGAGAACTACCCGGCGACTCGAATCATCATTTTGACAGGGTACGATGAATTTGAATACGCCCAGAAAGCGATCCGGCTGCAAATTGATGAATACGTCCTTAAGCCATTTTCCTCCCAGGAAATTATCCAGATTCTGCTTAAAGTTAAGGGGAACATGGATGAAGAGGTTGCCCAGAAAGAGAACATCCATCTATTGACCGAGCACTATCGGCGGAATCTCCCTGTGCTGCAAAGTATCTTTTTGTCTTCACTGGTAACTCGCAGACTTCCCAGGAATGAAATCCATGACAAACTGCAGTCTTACTCATTAAGCCTGGAAGGCGGCAAATATATGGTCTCGGTGATCAGGCTGGATCCCAAAGCTCATGATGAGAGGACAGAGGTCACCAATCCAGAGTCAGAAGGGCCCCATACGATAAACGAAGCCTTCGATCATGATCTGGAGTTGTTCGCTGTGCTGAATATCACATCGGAAATTGCAGGGAAGTATGAGAAGGGCCATGCTTTTATTCACCATGATGAGGTCGTGGTACTGAGTATTAGTAATAAGAGCGATCCGGAATCGCTAAGCCAGTCAACACTCAGCATGCTGGAGGAGATCCGGCATAGTATGGAGCGGTACTTGAAGCGGACCATTACGCTTGGGGCAGGAAGTGTACAAGACAGTCTCGAAAGGCTGTATATGTCTTATAAAGATGCGGTACAGGCACTTGATTACCGGTTGCTGTATGGCGGGAACAAGGTGATCTGGATCGAGGATATGGAGAATCGGACCTTGGAGCCGTTCACCTTTAGCGATTTCAACGAGCAGGAGCTTGTCCGATGTCTGAAGGTTGGCACAGAGCAGGAGATCAGTATGCTGATGGATCAGCTGTTCGACCGGATTACGGATAGTAAAATCTCATATCAGGAATTTCAAATTTATTTGCTGGAGATGCTGACAGCTGCAGTGAAGGTGGCGAAGGAGATCCAGGTGGACCTGGATCGGCTGTTAGAGAACAGGGTAACCGGACTCGGAGAGATCACGAAGTTCTCACACGCTGGGGAGGCCAAAGCATGGTTCAGAGCTCTCTGTCTGAAGTTAAGGAACTCGATTGCCTCGGACCGGGAATCCAGCTATAACCGCCTTGTGATGGATGCAAAGGAATATATCCGGCAGCACTACCGGGAAAGCGAGATATCGATCAACAAGGTGTGTGAACATTTGCATATCAGCACAGGTTATTTCAGTGCCATCTTCAAGAAGGAGGTCAAAATGACCTTTGTGAATTATCTTCTCGGTATAAGAATGGAAGCGGCACAGGAACTGCTTCGGAATACGGAGTTAAAAGCATTTGAGATTGCCGAACAGGTAGGCTTTGCTGACCCGAATTACTTCAGCTTCTGCTTCCGCAAGAAGTTCGGAATCTCACCAAAAGAATATCGAGGCGGAGCCAAGGTGCAATGA
- a CDS encoding dynamin family protein, giving the protein MKTLSEQNELTIEQLLHSLRTYLSEEGNHRAVSDIDELGHKRESGELTIAFCGHFSAGKSSLINTLCGKRVLPASPLPTSANVVMIRNGAPKVMLTKAGEEEPVLAPLEQLEEYCRNGEEYTRIAVWDQIPLLGNQGVLLDTPGVDSNDAGHALATESALHLADVVFYVMDYNHVQSETNLSFAKSLSDWGKPVYLVVNQIDKHRDQELSFDSYRRSVEQAFEVWQVKPAGIFYLSLKQQDHPHTMLPELERILAELIEHREGLLEYSLSCSAFHTAEAHLKQWVQAEEPERERLLHELGGEEEAARVENEMEVLRQQAEENETLPSRLQAELAAELDKLLGSAQLMTPPIREAAQLYLESRNPGFKIGFVFTAGKTEAEKQRRQDELYLKLTEQVSAQVDWHVRDLLRKLGQSQNLWFAGWEARLDEELPKPSLDWISGPVKAGATVSGESTLHYAADVKAGITAAYRRAAIGLAAELLAGLAPQQEAIRGELAQRRELLQTRANLAARLEALDRGAAARAAHLRALLGAPAALTPGVLPEVREPAAPPQTQAAQEAPAAAAVQAAAPAVPAAAPIRRRLDEAAALLEGAAGALAPHPAFAAGVRALTARAGELRRGRFTVALFGAFSAGKSSFANALLGHRVLPVSPHPTTAAINRILAPEGDYAHGTAVVMLKTPEAMREDLAYSFSVLQLGDWKEQSWLEVVRKLKVKDIPASGRSHYSFLQAAAMGWASYEGNLGTSLTVDIVEFSAFVAEEARACFVAGIDLYYSCPLTEQGIVLVDTPGADSIHARHTGVTFQYMKNSDALLYVTYYNHAFSRADRQFLAQLGRVKGSFALDKMFFIVNASDLASSSEELQEVVSHVDTSLRTAGIERPQIYPVSSLNALDAKLRGNQDLLSASGFEVFEGAFDSFIGNDLSGLAASSAADDLHQSVLRVQQRLSALSQSGLDRERILLHLDQERSNYEEALQELKKLDLSSEIIQEANELLFHVRQRLRLASMDLYREFFHPSLLQEDGGDLKKKFAVSLHDWTAQLSGELERELQATSLRLENKVDSLVKRECVSWAEQAGQRELGPLLYAKDLEPWTTPVIGEGLLTGKLDWRPYWNFFKNPKYFFEGAGREALRAALESPLEELVKAAVDKIQGEYAQYYCDGARLRKESASDHYMNLWLEWEKEIREIDGSGEETAALEELQRSLITTEQQLRRIY; this is encoded by the coding sequence ATGAAAACGTTATCAGAACAGAATGAGCTCACGATAGAGCAGTTACTTCATAGCTTGAGAACCTATCTGAGTGAGGAGGGCAATCACAGAGCCGTCAGCGATATAGATGAGCTGGGTCACAAACGGGAGTCCGGAGAGCTTACGATTGCCTTTTGCGGACACTTTTCTGCAGGAAAGTCGAGTCTGATCAACACCCTGTGCGGCAAAAGAGTGCTGCCAGCAAGCCCGCTGCCCACCAGTGCCAATGTTGTTATGATTCGTAATGGCGCACCTAAGGTGATGCTCACAAAAGCTGGTGAGGAAGAGCCGGTACTCGCACCTCTGGAGCAATTAGAAGAATACTGCCGCAATGGGGAGGAATATACAAGGATTGCGGTATGGGATCAAATCCCACTGCTCGGGAACCAAGGCGTGCTTCTGGATACCCCGGGCGTAGATTCAAATGACGCTGGCCATGCGCTTGCGACCGAATCGGCGCTTCATTTAGCGGATGTGGTGTTCTATGTAATGGACTATAACCATGTGCAGTCTGAGACCAATTTGTCCTTTGCCAAGAGTCTATCGGACTGGGGCAAGCCGGTGTATCTAGTCGTTAATCAGATCGATAAGCATCGGGATCAGGAGCTCAGCTTCGACAGCTATCGACGCAGTGTGGAGCAGGCCTTTGAAGTATGGCAGGTGAAGCCGGCGGGTATTTTTTATTTATCCCTGAAACAGCAGGATCATCCACATACGATGCTTCCCGAGTTAGAGAGGATTCTTGCCGAATTGATAGAGCATAGGGAAGGCCTGCTCGAGTATTCGTTGTCCTGCTCTGCGTTCCACACCGCCGAGGCTCATCTGAAGCAGTGGGTCCAGGCGGAAGAGCCGGAGCGCGAACGGTTACTCCATGAGCTGGGTGGGGAAGAAGAGGCAGCGCGGGTAGAGAACGAGATGGAAGTCCTGCGGCAGCAGGCGGAGGAGAATGAGACTCTTCCTTCCAGGCTTCAAGCGGAGCTGGCTGCCGAGCTGGACAAGCTGCTTGGCAGCGCCCAGCTGATGACGCCGCCGATCCGGGAGGCGGCGCAGCTCTATCTGGAGAGCAGAAATCCGGGCTTCAAGATAGGCTTCGTGTTCACGGCAGGCAAGACGGAAGCCGAGAAGCAGCGTCGGCAGGATGAGCTGTACCTGAAGCTGACGGAGCAGGTCTCGGCCCAGGTGGATTGGCACGTCCGGGACTTATTACGGAAGCTTGGGCAATCGCAGAACCTGTGGTTCGCCGGGTGGGAGGCCAGATTGGATGAGGAGCTGCCGAAGCCAAGTCTTGATTGGATCTCCGGCCCGGTCAAGGCCGGAGCCACGGTATCCGGCGAGTCAACGCTGCACTATGCAGCGGATGTCAAAGCCGGCATTACGGCGGCGTACCGCAGGGCCGCCATAGGTCTTGCTGCCGAGCTGCTGGCGGGCCTGGCCCCGCAGCAGGAGGCCATCCGCGGCGAGCTTGCGCAGCGCCGCGAGCTGCTCCAGACGCGCGCGAATCTTGCCGCGCGTCTGGAGGCCCTTGACCGCGGCGCCGCAGCACGCGCCGCGCACTTGCGGGCGCTGCTGGGCGCGCCCGCAGCCCTCACCCCCGGCGTACTGCCGGAGGTGAGGGAACCCGCTGCGCCGCCGCAGACGCAGGCGGCGCAGGAGGCGCCCGCAGCCGCAGCTGTGCAGGCGGCAGCTCCCGCGGTGCCCGCAGCCGCGCCGATCCGGCGGCGGCTGGACGAAGCGGCCGCGCTGCTGGAAGGCGCGGCCGGGGCGCTTGCGCCGCACCCCGCCTTCGCGGCGGGGGTGCGTGCGCTGACCGCGCGCGCCGGCGAGCTGCGCCGCGGGCGGTTCACAGTCGCGCTGTTCGGAGCCTTCAGCGCGGGCAAATCATCGTTCGCGAATGCCCTGCTGGGGCACCGCGTACTGCCAGTGTCGCCGCATCCGACCACAGCGGCGATCAACCGCATCCTGGCACCGGAGGGAGATTATGCACACGGCACAGCCGTAGTGATGCTGAAGACTCCGGAGGCGATGCGGGAGGACTTGGCCTACTCCTTCAGCGTGCTTCAGCTCGGAGACTGGAAGGAGCAGTCCTGGCTGGAGGTGGTCAGGAAGCTGAAAGTGAAGGATATTCCAGCCTCTGGCCGATCTCATTACAGCTTCTTGCAGGCGGCAGCTATGGGCTGGGCTTCCTATGAAGGCAATCTTGGGACAAGTCTAACTGTGGATATAGTCGAATTCTCGGCTTTCGTGGCTGAAGAGGCAAGAGCCTGCTTTGTAGCCGGGATTGATTTGTACTACAGCTGCCCGCTGACAGAGCAGGGGATTGTTCTGGTGGATACCCCCGGTGCGGATTCTATCCATGCCCGGCATACCGGTGTCACCTTTCAATATATGAAAAATTCAGATGCTTTATTGTACGTCACGTACTACAATCATGCGTTCTCACGCGCCGATCGGCAGTTCCTAGCTCAGCTAGGACGGGTAAAAGGCAGCTTTGCCCTCGATAAGATGTTCTTCATTGTTAATGCGTCAGATCTGGCGTCCTCTTCAGAGGAATTGCAGGAGGTTGTATCTCATGTGGATACAAGTCTTCGTACTGCGGGGATTGAACGCCCGCAGATTTATCCCGTGTCCAGCCTGAATGCGCTGGATGCCAAGCTTAGAGGCAATCAGGACCTGCTGTCCGCTTCCGGCTTCGAGGTATTTGAAGGCGCCTTTGATTCTTTTATAGGAAATGATCTCAGCGGTCTGGCTGCAAGCTCGGCTGCTGACGATCTTCATCAGAGTGTGCTTCGCGTTCAGCAGAGGCTTTCTGCATTATCACAATCCGGTCTTGACCGGGAGCGGATTCTCCTACATCTGGATCAGGAGCGTTCGAATTATGAGGAGGCACTCCAAGAACTGAAGAAGCTGGACCTGAGCAGTGAAATTATACAGGAGGCAAATGAGCTTTTATTCCATGTTCGGCAGCGTCTGCGTCTGGCTTCCATGGATCTCTACCGTGAATTCTTCCATCCCTCCCTGCTGCAAGAGGACGGAGGGGATCTGAAGAAGAAATTCGCTGTATCCCTGCATGATTGGACTGCCCAGCTGTCTGGTGAGCTGGAACGTGAGCTTCAGGCTACATCCTTGAGGCTGGAGAACAAGGTGGATAGTTTGGTGAAGAGAGAGTGCGTCAGTTGGGCTGAGCAAGCTGGACAGCGTGAGCTTGGACCGCTATTGTATGCCAAGGATCTTGAACCTTGGACCACTCCGGTGATCGGAGAAGGATTGCTTACAGGGAAGCTGGATTGGCGGCCTTACTGGAACTTTTTCAAGAACCCGAAATATTTCTTCGAAGGCGCAGGAAGAGAGGCGCTGCGGGCCGCTCTCGAGTCTCCACTGGAGGAGCTGGTCAAAGCTGCTGTGGATAAGATACAGGGCGAGTATGCTCAATACTACTGTGATGGGGCGAGACTCAGGAAGGAAAGCGCAAGTGACCATTATATGAATTTGTGGCTGGAATGGGAAAAGGAAATACGCGAAATTGACGGCTCCGGCGAGGAGACAGCAGCGCTTGAAGAACTCCAAAGAAGCCTGATCACAACCGAACAACAGCTTCGGCGGATCTACTGA
- a CDS encoding NAD/NADP transhydrogenase alpha subunit encodes MKCISVYTDNFELFSDMFEQVIEINLNENDERELEGITISDSGEVPEHYLERMAKKPEVVVMKDKNRGITILQHGKVFEILIPSDESEVVTAG; translated from the coding sequence ATGAAATGTATTTCCGTGTACACAGACAATTTCGAGCTTTTCTCGGATATGTTCGAACAAGTGATTGAGATTAATCTGAATGAAAATGACGAGCGTGAGCTTGAAGGAATTACAATCAGTGACTCAGGTGAGGTTCCTGAGCATTACTTGGAGCGTATGGCCAAGAAACCGGAAGTGGTTGTAATGAAGGACAAGAACAGAGGAATTACGATTCTTCAGCATGGCAAAGTATTCGAAATCCTGATTCCTTCAGACGAAAGCGAAGTCGTCACAGCCGGCTAA
- a CDS encoding S-layer homology domain-containing protein — protein sequence MSNKRSRKHQSRKAVSTMLVTAMCLSGGAAAFADTTTTAATTTTSVQSTGTASIFSDVANGYWAEKHIYKLASQGIILGDKGRFRPGDSITQEEAVTLALRFMNLDSKLPAAPVVPDQLKTGNYFKPYVALAIQHELIDQTEELATTGAKETWGTKKASREWIAKIIVRALGKEADAKAAASKATAFADNAKISAGARGFVTVAVDLGLTKGVDANRFDPRGVVTRAQIATFFSRAQAYLNPAYAGVYEGVISELTDSKLTLYMNGKTRSFVLDNRSVFFTSDSETKKAKSDLKPYTKVTVIDKAGSAAYVEVTDPKQQVDSAEGTFAKITGDNTIWLSTASGYTSYGYDAGTQFIDQNGKVITAAALTADSTIEIQRETYSPDKKTVMVKVKSGLVNKSGTGTIQAVDLNSKTLTVKDAAGGVEQYKVDDSTIVRYQSQIISLSELKPNSAVKYTVKNNVFTSLEVTQSVERTVRGMLVDVNGTSKLVTYKSSGGSLEAKFLADKPTILVDGIADAGLSDLIADPSAGDQVEITLDAQEKVTRIQVLGRQSELLNDLNVVSYDSKYKALTVINAQNKLEVYKLDDKTKLDYNTTQPTLSGAEYLLTKDRKISITHIGNRVLALQIVYKYEGTYVSANTSAKTVTIQLSGGKLLTLFYTGSIPPIEMYGIANPSVLDIKAGSSVVALLTPGQDAVQTLAVKTPVQFEVVSVDPYNNRIRVKSKGVTDEFYVDKAVLLGENGQSIKLADLTAGQFINVVFHGRTAVSVQAVKQELGKVLSSDGTSVTVKNYTGGTTSYSVASGVKVVRNGVVSTGSSTLTASDHVEVRKDESGQLVFTVLNSIVRPFNYYNASTKEVYVKHDFNDNNYRFVITLETYVHQGDTTLTVQSLKENDNIVLYFNNDKLVEIEKQ from the coding sequence ATGTCTAACAAAAGAAGCCGTAAACATCAATCTCGTAAAGCAGTGTCCACCATGCTTGTTACTGCTATGTGCCTAAGCGGTGGAGCTGCTGCATTTGCGGATACAACCACAACGGCTGCCACAACAACAACTTCGGTTCAATCAACAGGAACAGCTTCGATCTTCAGTGACGTAGCCAATGGCTATTGGGCTGAGAAGCATATCTATAAACTCGCATCCCAAGGCATAATTCTTGGAGACAAGGGAAGATTTCGTCCTGGGGACAGCATTACCCAAGAAGAAGCGGTCACACTTGCCTTGAGGTTCATGAACCTGGACAGCAAGCTTCCTGCTGCACCTGTAGTTCCAGATCAGCTGAAGACCGGCAACTATTTCAAACCCTATGTCGCGCTTGCTATTCAGCACGAGTTGATTGACCAGACTGAAGAATTGGCAACCACTGGAGCCAAAGAAACATGGGGCACCAAGAAGGCATCCCGGGAATGGATCGCCAAAATTATCGTGCGTGCACTGGGCAAAGAAGCGGATGCTAAAGCAGCAGCATCGAAAGCTACTGCATTTGCGGACAATGCCAAGATCTCTGCAGGGGCAAGGGGATTCGTAACCGTCGCGGTGGATCTTGGCCTTACCAAAGGAGTGGATGCGAACAGATTCGATCCGCGAGGTGTCGTGACCCGGGCACAGATTGCAACGTTCTTCAGCCGCGCTCAAGCTTATCTGAATCCAGCATATGCCGGCGTCTATGAGGGCGTTATCTCGGAGCTTACAGATTCCAAGCTGACTTTGTATATGAACGGGAAGACGCGCAGCTTTGTGCTTGATAACCGCAGCGTATTCTTCACAAGTGATTCAGAGACCAAGAAAGCGAAGAGCGATCTGAAGCCATACACTAAAGTAACTGTGATTGACAAGGCGGGCTCCGCAGCTTATGTGGAGGTAACGGATCCGAAGCAGCAGGTGGATAGCGCCGAAGGAACTTTTGCCAAGATTACCGGGGATAATACCATTTGGCTTAGTACGGCCAGCGGATATACTTCATATGGTTATGACGCGGGAACCCAGTTCATTGACCAGAATGGTAAAGTCATCACAGCTGCGGCATTGACTGCTGACAGCACGATTGAAATTCAGCGTGAAACCTACTCGCCTGACAAGAAGACGGTCATGGTCAAAGTTAAGTCAGGACTTGTAAACAAGAGTGGGACCGGAACGATTCAAGCCGTTGATCTGAACAGTAAGACCTTGACCGTTAAAGATGCTGCCGGAGGTGTTGAACAGTATAAGGTGGATGACAGTACGATTGTCCGTTATCAAAGTCAGATTATCAGCCTTTCCGAGCTCAAGCCGAATTCGGCTGTGAAGTATACAGTGAAGAACAATGTCTTCACAAGCCTTGAGGTAACTCAGAGCGTTGAGCGAACAGTTAGGGGCATGCTGGTAGATGTTAATGGAACGAGCAAGCTGGTTACATACAAAAGCTCGGGAGGCTCGCTCGAGGCTAAGTTTTTAGCTGATAAGCCGACTATTCTTGTTGACGGAATTGCCGACGCAGGATTGTCAGATCTGATTGCTGATCCTAGCGCAGGTGATCAGGTGGAGATCACCCTGGACGCTCAGGAGAAAGTTACCCGGATTCAAGTGCTGGGCCGTCAGTCCGAGCTGCTTAATGATCTGAACGTGGTCTCTTATGACAGTAAATATAAGGCGCTTACGGTCATTAATGCACAGAATAAGCTTGAAGTGTACAAGCTGGATGACAAGACAAAGCTCGATTATAATACTACCCAGCCTACGCTGTCTGGAGCGGAATATCTGCTGACCAAGGATCGTAAAATCAGCATCACTCATATTGGCAACCGCGTATTGGCTCTGCAAATTGTCTATAAGTACGAGGGAACTTATGTATCAGCTAATACATCAGCCAAGACGGTGACAATTCAGCTATCAGGCGGAAAATTGCTGACTTTGTTCTACACAGGATCAATTCCGCCAATTGAAATGTATGGAATTGCCAATCCGTCAGTGCTGGATATCAAGGCGGGCAGCAGCGTGGTTGCTCTTCTTACGCCAGGGCAGGACGCTGTGCAGACCCTGGCTGTGAAGACACCGGTCCAATTTGAAGTGGTATCGGTAGATCCGTACAATAACCGGATCCGGGTCAAATCCAAAGGAGTAACGGATGAGTTCTACGTGGACAAGGCGGTTCTTCTTGGTGAAAATGGCCAGTCCATTAAGCTTGCGGATCTAACCGCAGGGCAATTTATCAATGTGGTGTTTCATGGCAGAACAGCGGTGTCTGTGCAGGCTGTGAAGCAGGAACTGGGTAAAGTTCTGAGCAGTGACGGGACATCTGTTACGGTGAAGAATTACACAGGAGGGACTACTTCTTATTCCGTCGCAAGCGGTGTTAAGGTAGTCAGAAATGGGGTCGTGAGCACGGGCTCAAGCACACTCACCGCATCTGATCATGTTGAGGTACGTAAGGATGAGAGCGGCCAGCTGGTGTTCACCGTTCTGAATTCTATTGTGCGTCCATTCAATTACTATAATGCTTCTACCAAAGAAGTGTATGTGAAACATGACTTTAACGATAACAATTATCGGTTCGTAATCACTTTGGAAACATATGTTCATCAAGGCGACACCACTTTAACCGTGCAATCCCTCAAAGAAAATGATAATATTGTATTATATTTCAACAATGACAAGCTGGTTGAGATCGAAAAACAATAA
- a CDS encoding GNAT family N-acetyltransferase produces MSNQVCAPALLIRKCSREDAKEITSLMRQLRYPTTVSVMEERLTALENHPHYRNFVAELDGEVVGTVSLKQLQTHEMEQPVTRITALVVDEHHRGKGIGKRLIHEVESWGKRKGSQELFLSTGDDERIEAKPFYERMGFECSGYRLYKTLE; encoded by the coding sequence ATGAGTAATCAGGTATGTGCTCCGGCACTCTTAATCCGCAAATGTTCACGTGAAGATGCGAAGGAGATTACGTCTCTGATGAGACAGCTTCGTTATCCCACGACGGTAAGCGTAATGGAAGAGAGGCTTACCGCACTTGAGAATCATCCGCATTATCGTAATTTTGTAGCAGAACTTGACGGTGAAGTGGTAGGTACCGTCAGCCTTAAGCAGCTGCAGACCCATGAAATGGAGCAGCCCGTTACACGTATTACCGCACTTGTTGTGGATGAGCATCACAGAGGCAAAGGCATTGGAAAGAGACTGATTCATGAAGTTGAGTCCTGGGGTAAGCGAAAGGGCAGTCAGGAGCTTTTCCTGTCCACCGGGGATGATGAACGTATAGAAGCCAAACCGTTCTACGAACGGATGGGGTTCGAATGCTCGGGATACCGGCTTTACAAAACATTGGAATAG